A genomic region of Rhinoderma darwinii isolate aRhiDar2 chromosome 4 unlocalized genomic scaffold, aRhiDar2.hap1 SUPER_4_unloc_8, whole genome shotgun sequence contains the following coding sequences:
- the LOC142684111 gene encoding olfactory receptor 2D3-like, whose amino-acid sequence MHPGNYSTVTEFILIGLSTDPSIQILLFQVFLIIYMSTLAGNFFLIVAVRTDRCLHNSMYYFLSSLSFLDICYTSIIVPKMLANFLALKKTISFTGCALQVYFYLLFGETECVLLAFMAYDRFVAICDPLRYNAIMNSVVCVWMISASWLTGCAISSMDMYFTYRLTYCGPNVINHFFCDAPLLLQLSCSDISVNNVIMLVGSTVLLCIPLSLILISYFKIFASIVRIRSGKYKAFSTCVSHLVVVVLFYGTAMFMYIQPKQKGTENRGKMVAVFYTVITPMLNPLIYSLRNRDVQRAMRRLVGPAACEPKR is encoded by the coding sequence ATGCATCCTGGGAACTACAGCACGGTAACGGAGTTCATTCTCATTGGACTTTCGACTGACCCTTCAATACAAATCTTACTCTTTCAAGTCTTCTTGATAATCTACATGTCCACGTTGGCGGGTAATTTTTTTCTCATCGTTGCCGTAAGAACAGACCGATGCCTCCACAATTCCATGTATTATTTTCTGTCCAGCTTATCATTCTTGGACATCTGCTATACATCCATCATCGTGCCCAAGATGCTAGCGAACTTCCTCGCGTTGAAAAAGACTATTTCATTCACCGGTTGTGCCCTGCAGGTTTATTTTTACCTTTTATTTGGGGAAACGGAATGCGTTCTTCTCGCCTTTATGGCCTATGATCGATTTGTGGCTATATGTGACCCCCTACGGTACAATGCAATTATGAACAGTGTGGTGTGCGTCTGGATGATCAGTGCCTCATGGTTGACCGGTTGTGCCATCTCATCCATGGACATGTATTTTACATATCGTTTAACCTACTGTGGCCCTAACGTAATCAACCACTTCTTCTGTGATGCCCCATTGTTACTGCAGCTCTCCTGTAGCGATATCTCCGTCAATAACGTTATAATGCTCGTGGGGAGTACCGTGCTGCTCTGCATCCCACTTAGTTTAATTTTGATTTCCTATTTTAAAATCTTTGCCTCCATAGTCCGAATCCGCTCAGGAAAATACAAAGCTTTTTCTACTTGTGTGTCCCACCTAGTGGTGGTGGTCCTATTCTATGGGACAGCGATGTTCATGTACATTCAACCGAAACAAAAAGGAACTGAAAATAGAGGCAAAATGGTGGCGGTGTTCTACACGGTCATCACCCCAATGTTAAACCCATTAATTTATAGCCTGAGGAATAGAGATGTTCAAAGAGCCATGAGGAGGCTGGTAGGACCTGCGGCTTGTGAACCAAAAAGGTGA